A single genomic interval of Aureliella helgolandensis harbors:
- a CDS encoding PPC domain-containing protein, with protein sequence MKFDRCVLLFVAVALGMGTAYADSPAVTMLTPAGFQRGTETDVLITGARLGDVTELLFYDSGVEVLELKPEGEGKVHAKLKIAETCEPGLHAVRLATSSGISNLRYFGVTSLPQVDEVEPNSDFATPQLLALNSTVNGIVKNEDVDYYLVELAEGQKLTVELEGLRLGTEFFDPFVAILDENRFEVARCDDAPLLQQDCVCAFVAPQAGKYTIEVRESSFGGSDRSQYRLHVGDFPRPLAIIPAGGQPGEKINATLVDASGETWQEEIQLPDTLGEFNYVASRDGKLAPSPNKLRVVELPNVSESEPDDDRATLTAVDVPVAFNGVLQENGDVDWFKFKGKKDQQLEFTVYGRRVLRSPIDSWLEIHKAAGGRLAANDDAGGPDSVQAFKIPEDGEYLVAIRDQLEEGSPTHAYRIEVAPAAVAVELAIDELQRYQSQTVEIPQGAQMAVLLRASRKNFSGDLGLHIEDAIPGIELTTPTIAANQSYIPMLIKASADAPVKACLAALIAEPLAEGASVRGTLNQRTMLVRGQNNRDMWGHDSDRLALAVTRALPFSIKVVQPEVPIVRNGNTEYVVQATRQEGFKEPIYLRSLYNPSGLSASGSVKIEGDQLEARIPVTANAKSALGSYPITILARAKATNSNVWVASEFITLNVEDGYFAFTFAKTVAEAGASAPFTVGLEVKRPPEGEVEFELVGLPAGVTSTQPTVKYTDGMQQISFPLQVAADARVGQFKTLYVKSTITRSGGQIVQTEGLGEIQLIAPPVKTAAAPAKAAAPAAPAAPSEKPLSRLEQLRQAKALLDGTQPNDAQP encoded by the coding sequence ATGAAGTTTGATCGTTGCGTACTATTGTTTGTCGCCGTAGCTCTAGGAATGGGCACTGCCTACGCAGATTCTCCGGCTGTTACCATGCTGACTCCAGCTGGATTCCAACGTGGTACAGAGACTGACGTGCTGATTACCGGCGCGAGGCTGGGCGATGTCACGGAATTGCTCTTCTACGATTCCGGAGTTGAAGTCCTCGAACTCAAGCCGGAGGGCGAGGGGAAGGTCCATGCCAAGCTAAAGATCGCAGAGACGTGCGAACCGGGACTGCATGCGGTCCGATTAGCGACGAGCAGTGGGATTAGCAACCTCCGCTACTTCGGTGTGACGAGCTTGCCGCAAGTAGACGAAGTGGAACCGAATAGCGATTTTGCGACCCCTCAATTGTTGGCACTGAATTCTACAGTCAATGGCATCGTCAAGAACGAGGATGTGGATTACTACTTGGTCGAGTTGGCTGAGGGGCAGAAGCTCACGGTAGAACTCGAAGGTCTGCGTCTGGGGACGGAGTTCTTTGATCCGTTCGTTGCCATACTGGATGAAAATCGCTTCGAAGTGGCCCGGTGCGATGACGCCCCATTGCTTCAGCAGGATTGCGTGTGTGCCTTTGTTGCTCCGCAAGCGGGTAAGTACACTATCGAAGTCCGCGAAAGTAGTTTTGGCGGTAGCGATCGTTCGCAATACCGTTTGCACGTGGGTGATTTCCCACGGCCCCTGGCCATCATCCCTGCGGGCGGCCAACCGGGTGAAAAGATCAATGCGACGCTGGTCGATGCTTCCGGAGAGACCTGGCAAGAGGAAATCCAACTGCCCGATACTCTCGGAGAGTTTAATTACGTTGCGAGCCGCGATGGCAAACTCGCTCCCTCTCCGAACAAACTACGCGTCGTCGAACTTCCCAACGTCTCTGAGAGTGAACCCGACGACGATCGCGCGACGCTAACAGCAGTCGATGTTCCCGTTGCGTTCAATGGAGTGCTTCAAGAAAACGGGGATGTGGACTGGTTCAAATTCAAGGGCAAAAAAGATCAACAGCTTGAGTTTACGGTCTACGGTCGTCGCGTCTTACGCTCCCCCATCGACAGCTGGCTCGAAATTCACAAGGCTGCCGGTGGTCGACTGGCTGCCAATGACGACGCTGGTGGCCCCGATAGCGTTCAAGCGTTCAAAATCCCTGAGGACGGCGAGTATTTGGTAGCCATCCGAGACCAGTTGGAAGAAGGGAGCCCCACGCACGCTTACCGCATCGAAGTGGCTCCGGCAGCCGTCGCCGTAGAACTGGCCATTGACGAACTCCAACGCTACCAGTCACAAACGGTGGAGATTCCGCAGGGTGCGCAAATGGCGGTTTTACTGCGAGCCTCTCGCAAGAACTTCAGTGGGGACCTGGGGCTGCACATCGAAGACGCAATACCTGGCATTGAATTGACCACCCCGACCATTGCCGCCAACCAAAGCTACATCCCCATGCTCATCAAGGCTTCAGCCGATGCTCCGGTGAAGGCCTGCTTGGCAGCGTTGATCGCCGAGCCATTGGCCGAAGGGGCTAGCGTCCGGGGCACGTTGAACCAACGCACGATGTTGGTCCGCGGGCAAAACAATCGCGATATGTGGGGGCACGATTCCGACCGCCTAGCCTTGGCGGTAACGCGAGCACTCCCCTTTTCCATCAAGGTAGTCCAACCCGAGGTCCCCATCGTTCGCAATGGAAATACCGAATACGTGGTACAAGCGACGCGGCAAGAGGGATTCAAGGAGCCCATCTACCTGCGCTCTCTCTACAATCCTTCGGGACTCTCGGCGAGCGGTTCGGTGAAAATCGAAGGCGATCAATTGGAAGCTCGAATTCCGGTGACAGCCAACGCAAAATCGGCCCTGGGCAGTTATCCCATCACGATTCTAGCGCGTGCCAAAGCGACCAACTCCAATGTCTGGGTGGCTAGTGAATTCATCACCCTCAATGTTGAGGACGGGTACTTTGCGTTTACCTTCGCCAAGACCGTTGCCGAAGCGGGTGCTTCGGCTCCCTTCACGGTTGGCTTGGAAGTCAAGCGTCCGCCCGAAGGCGAAGTGGAATTCGAACTCGTCGGCCTGCCGGCGGGCGTAACGAGCACGCAACCTACCGTCAAATACACCGACGGGATGCAGCAGATTTCTTTCCCATTGCAAGTAGCTGCCGACGCGAGGGTCGGACAATTCAAAACGCTCTACGTAAAATCGACGATTACGCGGAGTGGTGGTCAGATCGTACAAACCGAAGGCCTCGGGGAAATTCAGTTGATCGCCCCACCGGTCAAAACAGCGGCGGCTCCGGCCAAAGCTGCGGCTCCCGCTGCACCGGCCGCTCCTTCCGAGAAACCACTTAGTCGGCTTGAGCAGCTCCGGCAAGCCAAAGCGTTGTTGGACGGAACTCAACCCAACGATGCTCAGCCGTAG